Below is a window of Candidatus Kinetoplastibacterium oncopeltii TCC290E DNA.
CATGTGCTGATGCCTCAAACAACTTAGCTGTTTTGAATCTCACTACTCGCATATAACTATCTAGAGATACATCAGGATCTTTAATGTTCATCAACTGTAAAACTTCTCCTTCAGCTATTATAGTAGTAGTTTTTGATAAAATTTCCATAATACGTAGAGAATCAGTAGACACCATCATTTCAAATGATTTAGAGTACAAGTAATCTCCTACTAAAACACTAGCTGCATTTCCAAATATTGAATTTGCTGAATTTAATCCACGACGTAACTCTGACTCGTCTACTACATCATCATGCAAAAGAGTAGCAGTGTGAATAAACTCTATTATTGCTGCTAACAAATGATGTTTGCTCCCTTCATAACCTAGCGATAATGCTATGATTATGACCATAGATGGTCTTATGCGTTTGCCTCCAGAATTAACTATATACTCACCTATGGTGCGCACCAAAGCCACCTCAGAGTTCAACTGATCGCATATGATTTTGTCAACCTCTTTTAAATCATCGCTAATTGATTCCATAAAAATAACTTTATCCAAAATTTACCAGAACAGTAAGACAAAAAATTTTATTACTTAGAGATAGATTTTATACTAATGATTGCTTATAACAAAATCTTATGAAATATTTTCGATAATTATATTCTTATTAATATTAATAAGAATATAATTATTAGGTTATGGATTATTTTTGACTTTTTGTCCTTGTAATAATAGAATGATCAATCAAGCATAAAACATGTATAATTTACATACATTTTATTCTATATCTTTAAACAGTCCTTCCAATATATCGAGTAATTATTATTTTACGTGGAAATGTTTTCAGCGATAGAATAACACAAACAATATAGAGATCTAGTTATACCATTGAGGAATATCCTATGTACGCGGTCGTAAAAACTGGTGGCAAACAATACAAAGTTACCATCGGCCAAAAACTTAAA
It encodes the following:
- a CDS encoding polyprenyl synthetase family protein, with the protein product MESISDDLKEVDKIICDQLNSEVALVRTIGEYIVNSGGKRIRPSMVIIIALSLGYEGSKHHLLAAIIEFIHTATLLHDDVVDESELRRGLNSANSIFGNAASVLVGDYLYSKSFEMMVSTDSLRIMEILSKTTTIIAEGEVLQLMNIKDPDVSLDSYMRVVRFKTAKLFEASAHVGAIIAGANLDQENNASAYGRHIGTSFQLIDDILDYSGDSAILGKNIGDDLKEGKPTLPLIRAMKVCSKKQRVVLRNAIISGNADLEDVINIVKDTDALAYTTKVAENEAKEAQKSVLNYPCSKYKEILIELPFLFLNRIS